AAGCCCCGTTCAATAATGAATGAACGGGGCTTTAAGGTGCTTGGACCCATCTATTCTGAGTCTGTCTTGAGAACCACGTAAAAGGCGCGGTTTTCCCGGATAATGCGGATCAAGACGCTGTCTCCCTTCTTGACCTTTGCAATCGCATTCCGAAAGTCATCCGAGTTTTCGACCTTGTTTCGGTTGACTTCTTTGATCAGATCGCCTTCCTTGATGCCTTCCGAATCGGCCGAACTGCCGGAGTCGACTTTTGTGACCAATACGCCCTTTTCATCCTTGAGCTTGAAACGATCGGCCAGTTCCGGCGTCAGGTCCTGTACGTTTAAACCCAAAACCGTTTCAGGCTGCTGCTTCGGTATCGAGGCCGTCACCGCTTCTTCTTTTCGCTCTCCCAGTTTAACCGTCAGGTTTTTTCGTTGACCGTCCCGGATGATTTCAAAGGCCGCGTCTTTGCCGGGGGGAAAGGACGCGATCAAGCGGGACAGGGTCTGAGGCGTATCCACCGGTTTCCCGTCCAGCTTGATAATGATATCGCCCGGCTGTACTCCGGCTTTCGAAGCCGGATCGCCTTCGAAAACTTCATTCACCAGGACGCCCGAATCTTCCTTGACATTAAACTTGGTTGCAAGATCGGCCGTGACCGGCTGAATTCCCACGCCCAACCAGCCCCGGACCACATGTCCCTTGGAGATCAATTGATTCATCACATTCTGGACCATGTTGGACGGAATGGCAAATCCGATGCCTTGAGCAAAATTGATGATGGCGGTATTGATACCGACGACCTCGCCGTCCAGATTAAACAACGGCCCGCCGCTGTTTCCAGGATTGATCGATGCATCGGTTTGAATGAAATCTTCATATCGGGAAAGATTGACATTCTCACGTCCAAGGGCGCTGACGACTCCGAGCGTTACGGTGCGGTCCAAACCGAAGGGGTTGCCGACCGCGATGACCCATTGCCCCACCTTGACCGAACTGGAATCGCCCATGGGAACGTAGGGGAGATCATGATCGGGATCGACCTTGACGACAGCCACATCCGTATCCGGATCTTTCCCGATGACTTTCCCGGTAAAACGACTCTTGTCCGATAAGCGAACCTCCACTTCCGTCGCGTCCCCGACTACATGATTGTTCGTGACGATGTATCCTTTCTTGTCGATAATCACTCCTGAACCGGACCCTGAACTTTCCGGAGGACGGTCGCCCTGAGGTGATTCCCCTTGTTTGGGAGTGGGATGGGTCGCCGGGGAAATGTTCACCACAGCCGGTTTTACGCGTTCCGCAAGATCAACCAAAACATTTTCCATCTCCTGGAGCATTTTCATTCCGTTGCTATCCTTGGCCTGGGCTGGGACCGATTGAGCCACGAGCCATAAGGCTGACACCGCGGCAATAAACAATACGGAAATCAAACGACGTCCTGAAGCGTTCAAACGACCCATCATGATTCCTCCTCACTGATAAAATAGTAATGTGGCACTATGTTTAGTTTAACAAAAGGATTATCGAAATACAAGCCGTGGGTTCAAAAGATTCGAAATGTTTTGGTTGGTAATTTCTGAACATATTAATTTTACGAACATTTTGCTGCACATTTTTTATGCAATGTGTGCGAAGTCGCTCTGTTCAAGCCCTCATGGGGTATATTAACAGGGTTAACCACAGGTTTTCCACAATAATTGTGGAAAG
Above is a window of Nitrospiria bacterium DNA encoding:
- a CDS encoding DegQ family serine endoprotease; this encodes MKMLQEMENVLVDLAERVKPAVVNISPATHPTPKQGESPQGDRPPESSGSGSGVIIDKKGYIVTNNHVVGDATEVEVRLSDKSRFTGKVIGKDPDTDVAVVKVDPDHDLPYVPMGDSSSVKVGQWVIAVGNPFGLDRTVTLGVVSALGRENVNLSRYEDFIQTDASINPGNSGGPLFNLDGEVVGINTAIINFAQGIGFAIPSNMVQNVMNQLISKGHVVRGWLGVGIQPVTADLATKFNVKEDSGVLVNEVFEGDPASKAGVQPGDIIIKLDGKPVDTPQTLSRLIASFPPGKDAAFEIIRDGQRKNLTVKLGERKEEAVTASIPKQQPETVLGLNVQDLTPELADRFKLKDEKGVLVTKVDSGSSADSEGIKEGDLIKEVNRNKVENSDDFRNAIAKVKKGDSVLIRIIRENRAFYVVLKTDSE